A genome region from Magnolia sinica isolate HGM2019 chromosome 8, MsV1, whole genome shotgun sequence includes the following:
- the LOC131253269 gene encoding uncharacterized protein LOC131253269: MDGEKSPPGSKSKFSIYQNPTFSAALTAKSLQPSKSTFLFILSVFISSLLALLAILSRENGFINNLRFMHFSQTTAYLVIKISQMVVVVVLLGTLSAFFRAVLLHKARNGSSVGISKSSASALKGIKEQGGLTVRQQGLLGSRPKQTEQVESESMKKPPKSRPHSASSPSDVLVPLHHSASSSNRSFRIGSDKRRTSGGKTVASYAPSLSPGSPSSLFLVSPPAPLQASDRQISTPWSKQRPTNAKEIQTEAMLEQFLADVDEKITESVMKVATPSQSHMSPPPTLHGFGSASPSTIANSATTSGTARSTPLRSMRMSPGSQKYTTPPKKGEGDLPPPMSMEQTIEAFENLGVYPNIEQWRDRLRQWFSSILLNPLVEKIETSHIQVMQTAAKLGVSINVNQVGRGSLNAGPPATMSPIDGTKEWQPAFTLDEDGLLHQLRAALVQARDGSASQLPLSVLQHPQQNPAVPLIQECVDAITEHQRLHALMKGDWVKGLLPQSSVRADYTVQRVLELAEGTCLKNYEYLGNGEVYDKINKKWTLELPTDSHLLLYLFCAFLEHPKWMLHVDPTSYAGAQSSKNPLFLGILPPKERFPEKYVAVISSVPSVLHPGACILVVGKQSPPIFALYWDKKLQFSLQGRTALWDAVLLICHRIKLGFGGVVQGMHLGSSALSILPVLDSETED; encoded by the exons atggatGGAGAGAAGAGCCCTCcaggatccaaatccaagttctCCATCTACCAAAACCCAACCTTCTCTGCTGCCCTCACTGCCAAAAGCCTCCAGCCCTCAAAATCCACCTTTCTTTTCATTCTCTCCGTCTTCATCTCTTCCTTACTCGCTCTTCTCGCCATCCTTTCCAG GGAAAATGGGTTCATCAACAATTTGAGATTCATGCACTTCTCCCAGACTACAGCCT ATTTGGTCATCAAGATTTCACAGATGGTGGTAGTTGTGGTTTTGTTGGGAACTCTATCTGCTTTTTTCCGAGCTGTATTGCTGCACAAAGCAAGAAATGGTTCTAGCGTCGGTATCTCCAAGTCATCTGCATCTGCTTTGAAAGGTATCAAGGAGCAGGGTGGTCTAACTGTGCGTCAACAAGGTCTTTTAGGATCAAGGCCAAAACAAACCGAACAGGTTGAATCAGAGTCGATGAAGAAGCCGCCCAAGTCAAGGCCTCATTCAGCATCGTCTCCTTCAGATGTGCTCGTCCCGCTCCATCATTCGGCCTCTAGTTCAAATCGTTCATTCCGGATTGGATCTGATAAGCGACGCACCAGCGGTGGGAAGACTGTGGCTTCTTATGCTCCATCATTATCTCCAGGTTCGCCATCTTCTCTGTTCCTTGTCTCACCGCCGGCGCCTTTACAGGCTTCAGATCGGCAGATATCAACTCCTTGGTCGAAACAGCGACCTACCAATGCAAAAGAAATCCAGACTGAGGCAATGCTTGAGCAGTTCTTGGCAGATGTAGATGAGAAGATAACAGAATCAGTGATGAAAGTGGCAACTCCTAGCCAAAGTCATATGAGCCCTCCACCAACCCTTCATGGTTTTGGCTCTGCCAGCCCCAGTACTATTGCAAATTCAGCTACTACCTCTGGGACTGCAAGGAGTACACCGTTGCGGTCTATGAGGATGTCCCCTGGCTCTCAAAAGTACACCACACCCCCGAAGAAAGGAGAGGGTGACTTGCCTCCACCTATGTCGATGGAACAAACGATTGAAGCTTTCGAGAATTTAGGCGTCTATCCAAACATCGAGCAATGGCGAGATCGTCTCAGACAATGGTTTTCTTCGATTTTGCTAAATCCTCTCGTTGAAAAGATTGAAACTAGTCATATTCAG GTTATGCAAACAGCTGCCAAACTTGGTGTCTCAATTAATGTCAATCAAGTGGGAAGAGGATCACTGAATGCTGGACCACCTGCCACTATGTCTCCAATTGATGGGACCAAAGAATGGCAGCCAGCATTCACGTTGGATGAAGATGGGCTTCTTCATCAGCTACGTGCTGCTCTTGTGCAAGCTCGTGATGGTTCTGCAT CACAGTTGCCCTTATCTGTTCTTCAACATCCACAGCAGAACCCTGCAGTCCCTCTTATACAGGAGTGTGTGGATGCCATCACTGAACACCAGAGGCTTCATGCACTGATGAAAGGAGATTGGGTCAAGGGTTTGCTACCCCAAAGCAGCGTGCGTGCTGATTACACAGTACAGAGGGTCCTAG AGCTTGCAGAAGGGACCTGTTTGAAGAATTATGAGTATCTTGGGAATGGAGAGGTGTatgacaaaataaataaaaaatggacgCTTGAGCTTCCTACCGATTCACATCTGCTATTGTATCTATTTTGTGCTTTCTTGGAGCATCCCAAATGGATGTTGCATGTTGATCCTACATCCTATGCCGGTGCTCAGTCTAGCAAGAATCCCTTATTTTTAGGAATCTTGCCTCCGAAAGAAAGGTTTCCCGAGAAGTACGTGGCTGTCATATCTAGTGTGCCGTCTGTTCTTCATCCCGGAGCATGTATACTGGTCGTTGGAAAGCAAAGCCCTCCTATTTTTGCTTTGTACTGGGACAAGAAACTACAGTTTTCTCTTCAG